A window of Numenius arquata chromosome 6, bNumArq3.hap1.1, whole genome shotgun sequence contains these coding sequences:
- the LOC141465409 gene encoding inositol 1,4,5-trisphosphate receptor-interacting protein-like 1: protein MASIMVRALLVLSIFQFLPKVGDELDEAMRERMRLYAEETTQLRLLEQRSQEQSSSAWGALLFAALQHWQFWAVAEVSLLLFGLCWQLRKRSHQPESSCEEERSGSSTADEEKERKGQDSDDEGRLVMLIAKRIRGARKGAAYKRQVAEDLVSDLLGVFQARLANSFFPVLGPAIGVGSAFEGWNPRGHDLVYRLLVPLKPPRGHSFQLELGTGEEMPAKNCVRVQLECTCMRDQCVENMLCFVHQPEEALRRNQDSSLLSSLCTGIYLDAQKIARWFQTLVSSAWGEMTQWHHYSMKLLPSCRSCKLQLRNASRRFLVVEVMFGVQQGDSDIFLSSQATEAIFTPDTTWAETYAVAEAKFFRQMAKQVPQDTFHLKCLQLCAGILVGTSFSTYTLKTVVMHLLNTMPLESWRRKEFLLRLQDIMWYLRSSLEEKRLDHFFFGNENMPEDIILPPSFQAAEPLNLFQCLVQDPAAHATALRELEELQDRLTRLLFYGV from the coding sequence ATGGCTTCGATAATGGTCCGTGCCTTGCTCGTGCTGAGCATCTTCCAGTTCCTGCCCAAGGTCGGGGATGAGCTGGATGAGGCCATGCGTGAGCGCATGCGGCTCTATGCTGAGGAGACGACTCAGCTCCGGCTTctggagcagaggagccaggagcagagcagctctgcctggggagcccTGCTCTTCGCTGCCTTGCAGCACTGGCAGTTCTGGGCAGTTGCTGAAGTCTCGCTGCTGCTCTTcgggctctgctggcagctcaGGAAAAGGAGCCATCAGCCAGAGAGCAGCTGTGAAGAGGAGAgatctggcagcagcacagcggacgaggaaaaagaaaggaaaggacaagACTCTGATGATGAGGGGCGCCTGGTCATGCTTATTGCAAAGCGCATCCGTGGGGCAAGGAAGGGCGCGGCCTATAAGCGTCAGGTGGCGGAAGACCTGGTGAGCGACCTCCTTGGTGTCTTCCAAGCGCGCTTGGCCAACAGTTTCTTCCCGGTGCTGGGGCCAGCCATTGGGGTGGGCAGCGCCTTTGAAGGTTGGAATCCCCGTGGGCATGATTTGGTCTACCGCCTGCTTGTGCCCCTGAAGCCCCCCCGTGGACACAGcttccagctggagctgggcactggggaggagaTGCCGGCAAAGAACTGCGTCCGTGTTCAGCTGGAGTGCACCTGCATGAGGGACCAATGTGTGGAGAACATGCTCTGCTTCGTCCACCAGCCCGAGGAGGCGCTGAGGAGAAATCAGGATTCCAGCCTCCTAAGCAGCCTCTGCACCGGAATCTACCTCGACGCACAGAAAATTGCCCGCTGGTTCCAGACCTTGGTGAGCTCAGCCTGGGGGGAGATGACTCAGTGGCATCACTACAGTATGAAGTTGCTGCCTTCCTGCCGCTCCTGCAAGCTGCAGCTGAGGAACGCCTCCAGGAGATTCCTTGTTGTTGAGGTGATGTTTGGGGTACAGCAAGGTGACTCGGACATCTTCCTGAGCAGCCAGGCTACAGAGGCCATCTTCACCCCAGACACAACATGGGCAGAGACCTATGCTGTGGCAGAGGCAAAGTTCTTCAGGCAAATGGCcaagcaggtcccacaggacaCCTTCCACCTCAAATGTCTGCAGCTCTGTGCCGGTATCCTGGTGGGTACAAGCTTTTCCACCTATACCTTGAAGACCGTTGTCATGCACCTCCTGAACACCATGCCCctggaaagctggagaaggaaggaattcCTGTTGCGGCTGCAGGATATCATGTGGTACCTGCGCAGCTCCTTGGAGGAGAAACGCCTCGACCACTTCTTCTTTGGCAATGAGAACATGCCCGAGGACATCATCTTGCCCCCATCCTTCCAGGCGGCTGAGCCactcaacctcttccagtgcctggtgCAGGATCCAGCTGCCCACGCCACGGCACTGCGTGAGCTTGAGGAACTGCAAGATCGGCTCACAAGACTGCTCTTCTATGGAGTCTGA